CTATCCTGCAAAGCGATATTTGAATTGCGGATAGTATCTTGTGCGGCTACCCGAAAGGTAGTGGCCAGCACAAAGATGAGTACAATGGCGTTTTTATGTATTGAGCGCATTCTATTTTGTTAGCTTTATTTTTAACATTTCCATATTTACTTCTTTAAATTTTTGAAGCACGGTTTTTCCATACGCTGTATAGTAGCTATGTTGCTTTAGTAGGGCATAGTTTGTTTCGTCCCATTCCTCATTCGTATAAGTTTTACCTAAATAGGTTTTAAACTCCATTCTTAACCTACGCTCGTATTTTGAATAGTCGGTCTTTGTGAAATGGTACAAATCGGCATCTGCCAAAACTTCTTCTTCAGGCGATTTTGGGTTTTGCGGAAACCTTGTTGCTTCAATGCAAGCCAAAACCTGCGCTGTCTTTTCTTGCGGATAATTGTTCCTGTTCAGGAAATCCGCAGCTATGGTTTTGCTGCTGTCTTCGTGGTTGGTATAAGCAGTTGTATATCCGCAATCGTGAAACCACGCTGCCAGTGTTACTATCTCTGACTGCGTTGAGGAAAAACAGCTTTCCGTTGCAATTTCAATAGCAGCTTTCACAACATCCTGCGTGTGCATTACATTGTGAAAGCGCATACCATTGGGAAGTTTGCTGAGCAGAAGTTGCAGCACATAATCCCTTGCTCTGTCAATAATATTTTCTGTCATTGCCAATGATTTAAAACTTATAGCTGTACCCTAACCGGATAACCTGTGTTTCGTAGTAATCATCGCTGGTATAACGGAAGCCGGCTCCGTCTATCTTACGTTTGATGACCATTGTATTAAGCAAATCGGTAGCGTTGAAAAACAGCTCTCCTTTGCCTTTCTGTACGGATTTTTTAACTCCCGCATCAATCGAAAACCTCGACATTATTTTACCCTGCGGGATAATATCGGGTGCTAAATAGACGGCTGTCATTTGCGCATCCCATCCGTCAGCAAAGCGGAACGTATTGTTCAGTTTGAGGTTGCCCGATATGGCTGTTTGCTGCGCTGCCGAAAAAGTATTGGGTTCAGGGTACAGGTTCTGTACCCTGAACGCATCTATCTGGTTGCGGTAAATGTTCCCGTTGATGTTAAAGGAATAAACATCGGAAACCTTTTGGTTCAAAATAGCTTCCAAACCTGTATTGTAGCTCCTGCCTGCATTTTGGAATATGGCATATATTAAGTTACTGCCCGGCACGATGCTCGATATTCTTGTAATGGTTCCGTTTGCAAAACGATGATACAATGCGGAATAGAAATAACCATTGTTCCAGGTATTTTTATAACCTAACTCTAAGGAATTGGTAAATTGCGGACGTAATGCAGGATTACCGACCTTGATGATTTCAGCATCATCATATTTCGGGAAAATACGGATATCCACTTCGTTCGGTCTGTCCACCCTGCGGTTATAGAATACCGAAAGTTTATTATTATCATTCAGCTTGTAGGCTAACCGCATATTCGGGAAAGGTTGTGTATAGTTATAGCCATCGCTCTTATAGGTGCTATGGTTAGGATTAACATTGTATTGAATTTTCACGTATTCCATACGCAAGCCCAATTCCGCTTCCCATTTTTCGGTTTCAAAAACATAGTTACCATAAATGGCTGGTATCAGTTCCTTATAGTCTGCCCAACCTCCGGCATCCATATCCAAAACAGAATTGGCTCCGGGTCTGAAATCCATATTGGTTGGGATGCTTCGAT
The window above is part of the Arcticibacter tournemirensis genome. Proteins encoded here:
- a CDS encoding HD domain-containing protein codes for the protein MTENIIDRARDYVLQLLLSKLPNGMRFHNVMHTQDVVKAAIEIATESCFSSTQSEIVTLAAWFHDCGYTTAYTNHEDSSKTIAADFLNRNNYPQEKTAQVLACIEATRFPQNPKSPEEEVLADADLYHFTKTDYSKYERRLRMEFKTYLGKTYTNEEWDETNYALLKQHSYYTAYGKTVLQKFKEVNMEMLKIKLTK